From Salvelinus sp. IW2-2015 unplaced genomic scaffold, ASM291031v2 Un_scaffold3746, whole genome shotgun sequence, one genomic window encodes:
- the LOC112076427 gene encoding zinc finger FYVE domain-containing protein 9 has product MENYFQAEAFNLDKVLDDFEQNQDNETDSPTLSDAKWSQILSPPTHFLSLNPALALTPDPREGDCPLPFKTLPAPDPSSSDFQGPDSKRHPTAKPPSWGEERPGRTADVHSPPLPQPNIGKLVGGEEGLSPPVPASSSPPPYHQPALENGFTSTSPALNGLSEEPCKGTPSNHHHQLPASSDPRPDAPVEGREGERSGGSSHISHSHFTYEERLGGDRQVADRQVAVEESNPRLEPESAWTGSPIQERDGEEADMAGGQSQDTGERGQNGGWRGGTPGEDSGGKVQNGGWRGGTLGEDSGGNVQNGGVMEELRGRRKECRKSSQKEKRLNGELEKNGGQNGEMALTNGLATAGEDEERGSLTPPPSKEDSVTEEKEMEESKQENEGSGERGGSYLPKKLNNSGLQPVSLPFGGARPKQPVGLKLQIPRPVYEQVQNQLAPSANTAGSITGGGKNRNFENRGSAVVMDTGTVVALGDPXGGGGVVKGELLTGESPSSSGLVEVSESSPDNDFQAGQHHQGALPRKQLSSLGEVAPVWVPDSQAPVCMKCEVRFTFTKRRHHCRACGKVFCAACCSLRSRLIYMDRKEARVCITCHSALQSEPNPNPAEYASTIPLCSRSKLRGAGSLPPTVMVPVAVLKHPGSLAREQRRVCFADGILPNGEVAESPKPPATSPAPSRPLAVSQCSNKSSAADSSZVRSAPQALSPAPASPVGSPVGSSISLIPEDGLPPILISTGVKGDYAVEERPCETVLMQQLEEGGPDPLVFVLNANLLAMVKLVNCELRKCLALCDQEGCSSGQLRSVVLPLQCLPDEKSIPKDLFSHFVQLYQEALTGNVLTHLSHSFLSCLVPSPPPSSL; this is encoded by the exons ATAATGAGACAGACAGTCCCACTCTGTCTGATGCTAAGTGGAGTCAGATCCTCTCCCCTCCGACCCACTTCCTGTCTCTGAACCCTGCTCTGGCTTTGACACCTGACCCCAGGGAGGGGGACTGTCCCCTCCCCTTCAAGACCCTCCCGGCCCCCGACCCGTCCTCTAGCGACTTCCAGGGGCCTGACTCCAAACGCCACCCCACTGCCAAGCCTCCttcctggggagaggagaggccaggCCGCACTGCGGACGTCCACAGCCCTCCGCTCCCCCAACCCAACATCGGCAAGCTGGTGGGGGGTGAGGAGGGCTTGTCTCCCCCTGTGCCGGCTTCCTCTAGCCCCCCTCCTTACCACCAGCCGGCCCTGGAGAACGGCTTCACCTCTACCAGCCCTGCTCTCAACGGGCTCAGTGAGGAACCCTGCAAGGGGACCCCTtcaaaccaccaccaccagctgCCTGCCTCCTCTGACCCACGTCCTGATGCCCCTGTGGAgggtagggagggggagaggagcggTGGAAGCTCTCACATTAGTCATTCACACTTTACCTATGAGGAGAGACTGGGAGGGGACAGacaggtggcagacagacaggtggcAGTAGAGGAGTCGAACCCCCGGTTGGAGCCAGAGAGCGCTTGGACTGGGTCACCCATAcaggagagggacggagaggaggCTGACATGGCTGGGGGACAGTCACAGGACactggggagagaggacagaatggaggatggagagggggaacACCGGGAGAAGACTCTGGGGGGAAGGTACAgaatggaggatggagagggggaacACTGGGGGAAGACTCTGGGGGGAACGTACAGAATGGAGGGGTGATGGAAGaactgagagggaggagaaaggagtgtAGGAAGTCTTCTCAGAAGGAGAAGAGGTTGAACGGAGAGCTGGAGAAGAATGGAGGTCAGAACGGAGAGATGGCTCTCACCAACGGCCTGGCTACCGCAGgggaagacgaggagagagggtctctcacccctcccccctccaagGAGGACTCCGTAAcagaagagaaggagatggaggagagcaaGCAAGAGAACGAAGGAAGTGGAGAAAGAGGTGGYAGCTATTTACCCAAGAAACTGAACAACAGTGGTTTGCAGCCGGTGAGCTTACCGTTCGGCGGGGCACGTCCTAAACAACCGGTCGGTCTCAAACTTCAGATCCCCCGGCCCGTATACGAACAGGTCCAGAACCAGCTAGCACCTTCTGCTAACACCGCCGGCAGCATTACCGGTGGCGGAAAGAACAGGAACTTTGAGAACCGTGGCAGTGCCGTAGTCATGGATACGGGAACTGTAGTTGCCTTGGGCGACCCTGKtggtggtggtggtgttgtgaagGGGGAGTTGCTAACCGGGGAGTCACCGTCGTCGTCGGGCCTGGTGGAGGTGTCAGAGAGCAGCCCGGATAATGACTTCCAGGCAGGGCAGCATCACCAGGGGGCTCTGCCCAGGAAACAGCTCTCCTCCCTGGGGGAGGTAGCCCCCGTGTGGGTCCCTGACTCCCAGGCTCCAGTCTGTATGAAGTGTGAGGTCCGCTTCACCTTCACCAAGAGGAGGCATCACTGCAGGGCCTGTGGAAAG gtgttcTGTGCTGCCTGCTGCAGCCTGAGGAGCAGACTGATCTACATGGACAGGAAGGAGGCCAGAGTCTGTATCACCTGTCACTCTGCCCTACAGAGTG AACCTAACCCCAACCCAGCAGAGTATGCTAGTACCATCCCACTCTGCAGCAGGTCCAAGCTCAGGGGCGCTGGCTCCCTTCCCCCCACTGTCATGGTCCCTGTGGCAGTCCTAAAACACC CAGGGTCTCTCGCGCGGGAGCAGAGGAGGGTGTGCTTTGCAGACGGGATCCTACCCAATGGGGAAGTAGCGGAATCCCCCAAGCCCCCTGCTACCAGCCCCGCTCCCTCRCGTCCATTGGCCGTCTCGCAGTGTTCCAACAAATCCTCCGCTGCTGATTCGTCASAGGTACGGTCTGCACCACAG GCGTTGTCCCCGGCTCCTGCATCCCCAGTGGGAAGCCCTGTAGGCAGCTCCATCAGTCTAATTCCGGAGGACGGACTTCCTCCCATCCTCATCTCCACCGGAGTTAAAGGAG ACTATGCGGTGGAGGAGCGTCCCTGTGAGACCGTTCTGATGCAGCAGCTGGAGGAGGGAGGTCCTGACCCTTTGGTGTTTGTGCTCAACGCTAACCTGCTGGCCATGGTCAAACTGGTCAACTGTGAGTTAAG GAAGTGTTTGGCGTTATGTGACCAGGAAGGATGCAGCAGTGGCCAGCTGAGGTCGGTGGTGCTGCCCCTGCAGTGTCTGCCTGACGAGAAGAGCATCCCCAAAGACCTCTTCAGCCACTTCGTACAGCTCTACCAGGAGGCCCTCACAG GTAATGTTCTGACCCACCTGAGCCACTCGTTCCTCTCCTGCCtcgtcccctctccccctccctcctctctctag